The Dehalococcoidales bacterium genome includes the window TGGATATCCTGGTGGCTACGCCGGTGATAGAGGTGGGCATCGATATCCCCAACGCCACCGTCATGTTCATAGAAAGCGCCGACCGCTTTGGTCTTTCGCAGCTGCACCAGTTCCGGGGTCGGGTGGGGCGCGGTAAAGAGCAGAGCTACTGCATGCTGCTGGCGGAAAACCCGTCCCAGGTGGGCCGGGAGCGACTTGACATAATTGAGAATACCCAGGACGGCTTCAAGCTGGCCGAGGAAGACCTTAAAATGCGCGGCCCCGGCGAGTTCTTCGGCACCCGCCAGAGCGGCCTGCCGGACCTGCGCATGGCTAAAATCTCGGACGTGGCTTTGCTGGAGATGGCGCGCCGCGAGGCTATACAACTGTTCAAGATGGACCCCGGCATGGCCAGGGAGGAGCACCGGCTGCTGGCGCGGGAGATGGCGCGCGTCTGGTCCGACGCCGGTGAATGGAGCTGAAACGTATATTCGCTCCGGTTGGCGAATTAATACCGAAAAAATACTTTTTAGCAACCTTGCGTAACATGTTCGTAACATTTAATATTAGCTTATACCGTTAATATTTAAAGGATTATTATTGAACCAGCCATTCGCCAGGGTAATCGTTAACCCCGCCGCCGGCGCCGGTAAGACCGGCAAGCTTTGGCCGCGGATAATGAACCTGTTTAAAGGGCATGGCCTGCGCTTCGACCATGATTTGACCGAGGCCCCCGGCCACGCTATAGAGCTGGCCAGAGACGCCGCGGCTAAAGGCTATGACATCGTCGTTTCCGTGGGCGGGGACGGCACCATTAACGAGGTGGTTAACGGGCTTTACGCCTCCGGCAATATACAGGACGCGCTGCTGGGCATCGTCAGCACCGGGACGGGGTCCGACTATATCCGTACCGCCGGCGTGCCGCGCGGCTATGAGGATGCCTGCCGGCGTTTCGTCCGGCCCCGCCAGCGCCGGGTGGACATCGGCGAGGTGGAATACGTGAAGAACGGCGGCACGGTCAAGCGGCTCTTCGTGAACTTTGCCGGCATGGGCTTCGATGCGGAAATCGTACGGCGCACTTCCCAGCAGTATAAAAAGCTGGGGGCTTTGCCGTCTTACCTCATGGGCACCTTCGCCACGCTGGTGTCCTACGTGAACAAGAAAGTAACGCTGGTGGTGGACGGCCTGGAGGAAGAAAAGCGGGTCTGCACCGTCATTATGAATAACGGGCAATACGGCGGCGGCGGCATGTTTACCGCCCCGGGCGCTGATTTGAGCGACGGCCTGCTGGATGTGCTGGTGGTGGGGGACCTGAGCAAGCCGGACCTGCTGCGGTCTTTGCCGCGCATCTATAAAGGCACCCACCTGACACACCCCAAGGTCGGTATGAAAAAGGCGCGGCAAATAGAGGTCAAGTCTCTGGATAGCAAGATGTACCTCCAGGCGGACGGCGAGTTGCTGGGGGAAGTCCCGGCGCGTTTCCGCATCCTGCCGGCGGCGCTGAATATTATCGTCTAGCGGCCAAAATATACCTGTCCCGGAGTGTTGCATGGGAACAGAGAACCTGGAAAAGAAAACCCCGGCTGCCGGCAAAAAGATGATGCTGGTGCTGCTTGCCAGCCTGGTAACGCTGGTTGTCCTGGACGGCGCGCTGACGGAATACCTTATCCCCGGGGGAAGAGTGCGGGAGGCCAACCCGTTTCTGGAGCCGCTGGTGGGCAAGGCCGGTTTTATGATATTGAAGGTGGTGGGCGCGTCCCTCTGCGCCTGGCTGCTGTGGGACGTTTACCGGCGTTACCCCAAAGTGGGCACCATCGCCGCCTGGGTGGCCGTATTGGCTTACGGGGCTATCGTTATCTGGAATACTAGTCTGATTCTGTTAGTTTAGTGTAGTCAGTCTCGAAGCTCTGCGCGCGCCGCCATAGCGGTATCTCCGCCGGCATGACATCCACGAAGACGATATCCCGCGGCAGCTTGTAGTCCGCCATGCGTCCCTGGCAGTACTGGCGCAGCTCCTGCTCGGTGAGTGAAGCGCCCGGCTTGAGGCGCACGATGGCTTTGACTGTCTCGCCGCGTATCAGGTCTATCTTGCCCGTGACGCGGGCTTCGGCCACGGCCGGGTGCGACGCCAGCACCTCCTCGATGTCCGCGGGGAAGATATTCTGTCCCTTGAGGATG containing:
- a CDS encoding DUF5658 family protein, which codes for MGTENLEKKTPAAGKKMMLVLLASLVTLVVLDGALTEYLIPGGRVREANPFLEPLVGKAGFMILKVVGASLCAWLLWDVYRRYPKVGTIAAWVAVLAYGAIVIWNTSLILLV
- a CDS encoding diacylglycerol kinase family protein, with the translated sequence MNQPFARVIVNPAAGAGKTGKLWPRIMNLFKGHGLRFDHDLTEAPGHAIELARDAAAKGYDIVVSVGGDGTINEVVNGLYASGNIQDALLGIVSTGTGSDYIRTAGVPRGYEDACRRFVRPRQRRVDIGEVEYVKNGGTVKRLFVNFAGMGFDAEIVRRTSQQYKKLGALPSYLMGTFATLVSYVNKKVTLVVDGLEEEKRVCTVIMNNGQYGGGGMFTAPGADLSDGLLDVLVVGDLSKPDLLRSLPRIYKGTHLTHPKVGMKKARQIEVKSLDSKMYLQADGELLGEVPARFRILPAALNIIV